One window of Brevibacterium pigmentatum genomic DNA carries:
- a CDS encoding FadR/GntR family transcriptional regulator — MGEDNTGAPNMVSPRSLDMMLQVGTNFPDDSMSLAEQIMHRFEAALSIGILSRGDRLPPESDLAEHLGVSPLTLRHGLHMLRQRGLVATRRGRGGGSYISGQVIDQNENTELRLQQIDTDGLRDLFDLAASAGRAAARLGAMRTDASEVAGMRAWNEHFLKETTNAGLRRADSRFHIELGVLAQSPQLTSLLVRVQSELAPMTWWEKQIAERKSTAYDEHNSIIDAIASGNHEEAESLTTKHIEKEQVYAIEHHLRLLMTEKEL, encoded by the coding sequence ATGGGTGAAGACAACACAGGCGCGCCGAACATGGTCTCTCCCCGATCTCTCGACATGATGTTGCAGGTCGGGACCAACTTTCCTGACGATTCCATGAGTCTTGCAGAACAAATTATGCATCGCTTCGAAGCCGCACTCAGCATAGGCATCCTCAGCCGCGGAGACCGTCTTCCTCCCGAGTCCGATCTGGCCGAACATCTTGGAGTCTCTCCGCTGACCCTCCGCCATGGTTTGCACATGCTGCGCCAGAGAGGCCTGGTCGCAACCCGGCGCGGACGAGGCGGCGGGAGCTATATCAGCGGCCAGGTCATCGACCAGAACGAGAACACCGAACTGCGGTTGCAGCAGATCGACACGGACGGGCTTCGCGATCTTTTCGATCTGGCGGCCAGCGCGGGCCGCGCAGCGGCACGACTCGGCGCGATGCGCACGGACGCGAGCGAAGTGGCCGGAATGCGAGCATGGAACGAACATTTCCTCAAGGAGACAACCAATGCGGGCCTACGGCGGGCAGACAGTCGATTCCACATCGAGCTCGGCGTCCTCGCGCAGTCGCCGCAGCTGACTTCGCTACTCGTGCGGGTGCAGTCAGAACTCGCCCCGATGACTTGGTGGGAAAAACAGATCGCCGAGCGCAAATCCACCGCCTACGACGAACACAACAGCATTATTGATGCAATCGCCTCGGGCAATCATGAGGAAGCCGAGTCACTTACCACCAAACACATCGAGAAGGAACAGGTGTATGCGATCGAACATCACCTACGCCTCCTGATGACGGAGAAAGAATTGTGA
- a CDS encoding transposase, whose product MGYSDDDWGASGLAHHSDRGVQFRSIRCGETLAESEVVATVGSPGDSYDNAMAEALNSVYKAELIDRKVWSGLIEVMAETSKWVAWYNQTRLHSGIGYRPPFEVHSEWINQSTTELAAA is encoded by the coding sequence ATGGGATACAGTGATGACGATTGGGGCGCCTCCGGGCTGGCGCATCACTCGGATCGCGGGGTGCAATTCCGGTCGATTCGCTGTGGCGAGACCCTGGCGGAGTCAGAGGTCGTGGCAACTGTGGGGTCGCCTGGGGACTCGTATGACAACGCAATGGCGGAGGCGCTGAACTCGGTCTACAAGGCCGAGCTTATCGACCGGAAGGTGTGGTCGGGGTTGATTGAGGTGATGGCGGAGACGTCGAAGTGGGTGGCTTGGTACAACCAGACCCGACTGCACTCTGGGATCGGGTACCGACCACCGTTCGAGGTCCATTCCGAATGGATCAACCAGTCCACGACAGAACTGGCGGCTGCTTAG
- a CDS encoding helix-turn-helix transcriptional regulator produces the protein MDAEVLGDLGDRGLLVAVQGDADDVVAELFRIGLWHGVNPSRLACEQARSDVPKPCISPLRVILNVARHDANMTFDMLVERSGVSRNTLLNISSGKFNGDLRTWLKLARAFGVSLDDLLSPVWHDRG, from the coding sequence GTGGACGCCGAAGTCCTTGGCGATCTGGGCGATCGTGGTCTTCTCGTCGCGGTTCAAGGCGACGCGGACGACGTCGTCGCGGAACTCTTTCGGATAGGGCTGTGGCATGGTGTCAATCCTTCCAGGCTTGCCTGTGAACAAGCCAGATCAGATGTCCCCAAACCCTGCATCAGTCCCCTTCGCGTGATTCTCAATGTCGCACGTCATGACGCGAACATGACTTTTGACATGCTGGTCGAGCGAAGCGGGGTTTCGCGAAATACACTTTTGAATATCTCAAGTGGGAAGTTCAACGGGGACCTAAGGACTTGGCTCAAGCTAGCACGAGCATTTGGCGTCAGTTTGGATGATCTCTTATCTCCTGTGTGGCATGACCGAGGCTAG
- a CDS encoding APC family permease, giving the protein MTGQRNVELEKTLGVASIVLFGLAYMGPLIIIGMFGIIANASQGAAAGSMFIATVAILFTALSYARMARHYPMSGSGYTYVRKTIGPKSGFMVGWCLLLDYVFIPLVIWLVGAEYLYAQFPEIPKAVWLLIFVAVTTAINLVGIKVADRANMIVISFQVVILALYFILSLTSIINDGGASRLIDPEPFIGVQQELGPIASGAAVAAYVFLGYDAVTTLSEETKDAAKNIPRGIVLVALVGGAIFVVMAFLMALILPGGQLENAEAAGSQIALTIGGQVFAAFFLAALVAQQFNAGIAAQASSARLLFAMGRDGIFPRSFFGYVSRKFRTPSLNIILCGVIGLGAVFLSLQTSTSFINFGAFVGFTMVNVAVIAYYVRHRAERLNRFLYIVLPAIGAIVDLYLLVNLDNLAKLVGGSWLLLGLIYLAVLTRGFTRKAPELGANTTAEWPSPAESNSGEEEKSTKVSPEPSAPATDVN; this is encoded by the coding sequence ATGACTGGTCAACGAAACGTCGAACTGGAAAAGACATTGGGCGTAGCGTCAATCGTCCTCTTCGGCCTCGCCTACATGGGTCCCCTAATCATCATCGGGATGTTCGGGATCATCGCTAACGCCAGCCAAGGCGCCGCGGCAGGGTCCATGTTCATCGCAACCGTGGCCATCCTCTTCACAGCACTCAGCTATGCACGTATGGCCCGCCACTACCCGATGTCCGGCTCTGGTTACACCTACGTCCGCAAGACCATCGGCCCGAAATCGGGCTTCATGGTCGGATGGTGTCTCCTCCTGGACTATGTTTTCATCCCGCTCGTCATCTGGCTGGTTGGAGCGGAGTACCTCTACGCTCAGTTCCCAGAAATACCTAAGGCCGTCTGGCTACTCATCTTCGTTGCCGTCACCACAGCGATCAATCTCGTCGGGATCAAAGTGGCCGACCGTGCCAACATGATCGTCATCAGTTTTCAAGTCGTCATCCTGGCGCTCTACTTCATTCTCTCTCTGACCAGCATCATCAACGACGGCGGCGCCAGTCGGCTGATCGATCCAGAGCCGTTCATCGGTGTCCAGCAGGAGCTCGGTCCGATTGCTAGCGGTGCCGCCGTCGCAGCGTATGTGTTCCTCGGCTACGACGCCGTCACGACACTTTCCGAAGAGACAAAAGACGCCGCCAAGAACATTCCGCGCGGAATCGTGCTCGTAGCACTCGTCGGCGGAGCCATCTTCGTCGTCATGGCATTCCTGATGGCCCTCATCCTCCCTGGAGGCCAGCTAGAGAATGCTGAAGCGGCCGGATCTCAGATCGCACTGACGATCGGCGGACAAGTCTTCGCAGCATTCTTCCTCGCTGCCCTTGTCGCCCAGCAGTTCAATGCCGGAATCGCCGCACAGGCAAGTTCGGCCCGGCTCCTGTTCGCTATGGGTCGAGACGGCATCTTCCCACGATCGTTCTTCGGCTACGTCTCCAGAAAGTTCCGCACGCCCAGCCTCAATATCATTCTCTGCGGCGTCATCGGACTCGGCGCGGTCTTCCTCTCGCTCCAGACTTCCACTTCGTTCATCAACTTCGGAGCTTTCGTCGGATTCACGATGGTCAATGTCGCGGTAATCGCCTACTACGTCCGCCACCGCGCCGAGAGGCTAAACCGCTTCCTCTACATTGTGCTCCCGGCCATCGGTGCAATCGTCGACCTCTACCTTCTCGTCAATCTCGACAATCTCGCGAAGCTGGTAGGCGGCTCGTGGCTTCTACTGGGTCTGATCTATCTCGCCGTCCTCACGCGTGGCTTTACTCGAAAAGCACCCGAACTCGGTGCCAACACCACCGCCGAGTGGCCGTCGCCCGCCGAGTCCAACAGCGGCGAAGAAGAGAAGTCCACCAAGGTCAGCCCTGAACCTTCCGCCCCTGCAACAGACGTCAACTGA
- a CDS encoding aldehyde dehydrogenase family protein, giving the protein MSSFDRFYINGDWVPAGSAHERLPVLNPTTEEAIAEVALASKDDIDRAVDAAQRALPSWSSTEPKKRAQYLHAIADAIEQNVDGIAAVLTEDVGVPTKFAQDVQVGWTIQYFRDAANALSDIEFESAYGDSAIVRREPVGVVAAITPWNFPLMQSAAKVAPALAAGCTVVLKPSEVAPLSLFSLAEIASEVGLPAGVLNIATGYGPEIGEHLVCHPGVNAVSFTGSTRAGTRIAALAAADVKRVTLELGGKSAGVVLPGADIEQAARATLLDCYLNSGQKCVAQTRLLVPRSQLEAAESTTKAVAQKLTVGDPADPSVDVGPVVSAAQLARVRDHIIRAEESGAQLIVGGADSPANLGRGYFVRPTVFSSVTTDMPLAQEEVFGPVLAILPYDTVDEAIEIANDSEYGLGGGVWAKTRDEGIAIARKIRTGQVAINGAIPTPDLPFGGFKKSGYGREGGAYAVNEFLEIKTIY; this is encoded by the coding sequence ATGAGCAGTTTCGACCGCTTCTACATCAACGGAGACTGGGTTCCTGCCGGTTCAGCTCACGAGCGCCTTCCGGTGCTCAATCCCACCACGGAGGAGGCAATCGCTGAAGTCGCCCTGGCCTCCAAAGATGACATCGACCGCGCAGTCGACGCTGCGCAGCGGGCACTGCCAAGCTGGTCGTCAACAGAACCGAAAAAGCGAGCCCAGTATCTGCACGCGATCGCCGACGCAATTGAGCAGAACGTTGACGGCATCGCCGCAGTCCTGACCGAAGATGTCGGAGTGCCCACCAAGTTTGCTCAAGATGTGCAAGTCGGTTGGACCATCCAATATTTCAGGGACGCGGCAAATGCTCTCTCAGACATCGAATTCGAATCCGCGTATGGAGATTCGGCCATTGTCAGGCGGGAACCTGTCGGGGTCGTCGCGGCAATCACTCCCTGGAACTTCCCGCTCATGCAGTCGGCAGCAAAAGTTGCTCCGGCACTGGCCGCCGGATGCACCGTTGTACTCAAACCATCCGAAGTAGCGCCTCTCAGCCTATTCTCTTTGGCCGAGATCGCCTCCGAGGTCGGGTTGCCGGCGGGAGTTCTCAACATCGCCACCGGGTATGGGCCCGAGATTGGAGAGCATCTCGTGTGCCACCCGGGTGTCAACGCCGTGTCATTCACCGGATCAACTCGCGCAGGAACCAGGATCGCCGCACTTGCCGCAGCTGATGTGAAACGGGTAACGCTAGAACTCGGAGGCAAATCTGCCGGTGTTGTACTTCCCGGAGCCGACATCGAACAAGCCGCCCGAGCAACGCTCCTCGATTGTTACCTGAATTCAGGGCAGAAATGTGTTGCCCAGACCCGACTCCTAGTGCCGCGGTCGCAACTCGAAGCAGCCGAATCAACAACGAAGGCAGTGGCGCAGAAACTCACTGTCGGCGATCCCGCGGACCCTTCGGTCGACGTCGGACCCGTTGTCTCAGCTGCTCAGCTGGCTCGCGTCCGTGACCATATCATTCGAGCAGAAGAATCCGGTGCACAGCTGATCGTCGGTGGTGCGGACTCGCCAGCCAACCTCGGCCGCGGGTACTTCGTCCGCCCGACCGTCTTCAGCTCGGTAACAACCGACATGCCCCTCGCTCAAGAAGAGGTGTTCGGCCCGGTGCTTGCCATACTTCCCTATGACACCGTTGACGAAGCGATCGAAATTGCAAACGACTCCGAGTACGGACTGGGCGGTGGAGTGTGGGCCAAGACACGCGATGAGGGTATCGCCATCGCCCGAAAGATCCGTACGGGCCAAGTTGCCATCAACGGTGCAATCCCGACCCCCGACCTCCCGTTTGGAGGATTCAAGAAGTCAGGGTACGGCAGGGAAGGCGGAGCCTACGCAGTTAACGAGTTCTTGGAAATTAAAACCATATACTAA
- a CDS encoding cache domain-containing protein encodes MRSERNHKFLADTADTIAERVDSVFASLEALRDAALPIFDAPRVRHEDLAVLEPSVADIIGDHDGLLTGAGVAVSPGALSNTSAWMQSWHVSASGLRFTRHSLNPSSVDFYNYTEMPWYQQPRATREAYISGPYMDFGGTDSRIITAALPVDSWNDSTSVVAADLSLPSFERILLSTIHTFDPETALISPSGRVIATNSASIAAAGKTTRDPKSRVRIPALRVQCSWELCSF; translated from the coding sequence GTGAGATCAGAGCGGAATCATAAATTTCTCGCCGACACAGCAGACACCATCGCCGAGCGAGTCGACTCAGTGTTCGCGTCGCTGGAAGCGCTCCGCGACGCTGCGCTACCCATCTTCGATGCGCCTCGGGTCAGACACGAAGATCTTGCGGTGCTCGAACCGAGTGTCGCTGACATCATTGGGGACCACGATGGCCTTCTCACTGGGGCAGGCGTTGCGGTCTCGCCTGGGGCGCTGTCGAACACCTCGGCATGGATGCAATCCTGGCATGTCTCGGCCTCCGGTCTTCGATTCACTCGTCACAGTCTCAATCCGTCGTCCGTTGACTTCTACAACTACACAGAAATGCCTTGGTACCAGCAGCCACGAGCGACACGAGAGGCCTATATCTCGGGCCCCTATATGGACTTCGGCGGAACCGACTCACGGATCATCACCGCCGCCCTGCCCGTGGACAGCTGGAACGACAGCACAAGCGTGGTGGCTGCGGATCTGTCTCTGCCCAGTTTCGAACGCATCCTGCTGAGCACGATTCACACGTTTGATCCTGAAACCGCGCTCATCTCCCCCAGCGGCCGAGTCATCGCCACCAATTCCGCCTCCATTGCCGCCGCTGGCAAGACCACGCGAGATCCAAAATCCAGAGTTCGGATTCCTGCGCTGAGAGTGCAATGCTCGTGGGAACTGTGCTCCTTCTGA
- a CDS encoding primary-amine oxidase: protein MKTVPDATHTHGKRISTPLEVTHPLDPLTATEIDQVRAVLEEAGHLGREVRVASLLPKDPPKALVAQWQVGQPMERRALVTLLNRSSGEAHEVTINLATSQVDLITPLKTGEAPYGQPQILEEEYTGIDDIVKSSPEWQQAMKRRGLEDHIDTCYCTPLAPGYFPGRDDEVGHRVVRSLTYLIPNPGDNPWAHPVEGLLALVNLTEQRVVSVEDRGDVPVPMKHGNYGLDAQGPARTSLKPIEISQPEGPSFSVNGNEVSWEDWNFRVGFNAKEGLVLNLVSFADQGEQRPVLTRASIPEMIVPYGDTHHTRYWISYFDAGEYLLGQNANSLELGCDCLGVIHYFDAFVADGNCSPQKIPQAVCMHEEDYGVQWRHTDHRGRSEVRRSRRLVVSYFATVGNYDYGFFWYFYLDGSIQFEAKATGIVFAGANYPGTKDPHGTELSPGIFTPIHQHIFSARLDAAIDGEDNTVHQIDLQPIPTGEDNPFGNAFTWNELQLTSESEAQKNAKNEVNRVWEVRSSHRTNHVGKPTAYWLHPEGKATLLAQPDSTVFARGNFATKHLWVTQYAEDELYPAGDYPNQHEGWAGLPSWTKADRSLDKEDIVLWHNFGFTHIPRTEDWPVMPVDYSGFWFKPHGFLDENPTMDLPSTVESRRSDDSAEQSCCSND, encoded by the coding sequence ATGAAAACAGTCCCCGACGCAACACATACCCACGGGAAGCGCATCAGCACCCCTCTTGAAGTTACCCATCCTCTCGACCCTTTGACCGCGACAGAGATCGATCAGGTGCGCGCAGTCCTCGAGGAGGCAGGCCACCTGGGCAGGGAGGTGCGCGTAGCGTCATTGTTACCCAAAGACCCCCCGAAAGCACTGGTCGCGCAGTGGCAGGTCGGACAGCCGATGGAGCGCCGCGCACTCGTCACGCTTCTCAACCGCAGCAGTGGAGAAGCTCACGAGGTCACCATCAATTTGGCCACCTCCCAGGTCGACCTGATCACCCCGCTGAAAACCGGCGAAGCCCCCTACGGACAACCGCAAATTCTCGAAGAGGAATATACGGGCATAGACGACATCGTCAAGTCATCTCCCGAATGGCAACAGGCGATGAAGCGCCGCGGCCTCGAAGACCACATCGACACGTGCTACTGCACGCCATTGGCGCCGGGCTATTTTCCCGGACGCGACGACGAAGTCGGGCATCGTGTAGTGCGATCGCTGACCTATTTAATTCCGAACCCAGGGGACAACCCCTGGGCACACCCTGTCGAAGGCCTGCTTGCCCTGGTCAATCTGACCGAACAGCGAGTTGTCAGTGTCGAAGACAGGGGCGATGTTCCGGTTCCAATGAAACACGGCAACTATGGGCTCGACGCTCAAGGTCCCGCACGGACGTCTCTCAAACCGATTGAGATCTCCCAGCCGGAGGGGCCCAGCTTCTCTGTGAATGGCAACGAAGTTTCATGGGAGGACTGGAACTTCCGAGTAGGGTTCAACGCCAAGGAGGGACTTGTTCTCAACCTCGTCAGCTTTGCAGATCAGGGCGAGCAGCGCCCCGTCCTCACTCGAGCCAGCATTCCAGAAATGATCGTTCCCTACGGTGACACGCACCATACCCGCTACTGGATCAGCTACTTCGACGCCGGGGAATACCTGCTGGGACAGAACGCGAATTCTCTTGAGCTGGGCTGCGACTGCTTGGGCGTTATTCACTACTTCGATGCATTTGTCGCCGACGGGAACTGCTCCCCTCAGAAGATTCCGCAGGCCGTCTGCATGCACGAAGAGGACTACGGCGTGCAATGGCGCCACACCGACCACCGAGGCAGAAGCGAAGTCCGTCGCAGCCGCCGGCTCGTAGTCAGCTACTTCGCGACCGTAGGCAACTACGACTACGGCTTCTTCTGGTACTTCTACCTCGACGGTTCGATCCAGTTCGAAGCGAAAGCAACCGGCATCGTGTTCGCAGGCGCGAACTATCCCGGCACCAAGGATCCTCACGGAACCGAACTGTCACCAGGAATATTCACCCCAATCCACCAGCACATCTTCAGCGCGCGACTCGATGCCGCCATCGACGGTGAAGACAACACCGTTCATCAGATCGATCTGCAACCCATTCCCACGGGAGAGGACAACCCCTTTGGAAATGCGTTCACCTGGAACGAACTCCAACTGACTTCGGAGTCAGAAGCGCAGAAGAACGCCAAGAATGAAGTGAACCGGGTGTGGGAGGTTCGCAGTTCCCACAGGACCAACCACGTCGGCAAACCCACTGCCTATTGGCTGCATCCAGAGGGCAAAGCCACTCTTCTGGCACAGCCGGATTCCACAGTGTTCGCGCGAGGCAACTTCGCAACCAAACACCTGTGGGTCACTCAATACGCAGAAGACGAGCTGTATCCCGCCGGAGACTATCCGAATCAGCATGAGGGATGGGCTGGCCTGCCGTCCTGGACCAAAGCCGATCGCAGTCTCGATAAAGAAGACATCGTACTCTGGCACAATTTCGGCTTCACCCACATTCCTCGCACTGAGGATTGGCCGGTGATGCCTGTTGACTACTCCGGATTCTGGTTCAAACCGCACGGCTTCCTCGATGAAAATCCAACGATGGACCTTCCCTCGACCGTTGAGTCACGGAGGTCGGACGACTCCGCGGAACAGTCGTGCTGCTCCAACGACTAG
- a CDS encoding SIR2 family protein, protein MWQETGVESNDSGKVAVLLGAGASVDAGLPVTSQLASQILARANSGSDPWELSEWTRVLNAVYGAMAGYQGLRGRDPQLAVNIETLISSLRLLQVRDDHEVAPFVGNWLTAFNEFKGSRFKLRETKQLVASIAEALDRFSIATHRSISDSIAQIAASELKPDLRDSFRGAERFVLRELAKILYEHGNVEYLEPIIDLARSQTGGLDVITLNYDLTVEAAALDKIKVNRGIDTWTPGEELSFPAEDRVLNLLKLHGSLDWREIEQVAGSYLTTMPKALNVVSSQDLENESRSLPWIVVGDRDKLGTDGPTLELNYAARVALRRSNHLVVVGYSFGDSHINALLRDWIAGDSRRTMNVLDVSFEPFMYEPVGKEGSQRFLPELIGKHARHQDSDGTALHPRVHLVEGRASDQLGVALEARPVCDPEPLVTVVGVRGEGSTQLELTWHGPKLHGAEVHGETVAVNADGSIQRVGLSSPQHRFKHPLQQTMPTAVLSFPVWESNTVKTVYFDHVFGPVINLRIVGSSVFGGYNCLISSES, encoded by the coding sequence ATGTGGCAAGAGACTGGCGTCGAATCGAATGATTCGGGGAAAGTTGCCGTTTTGCTCGGAGCAGGTGCATCTGTAGATGCAGGTTTACCCGTAACTTCGCAACTTGCTTCTCAGATATTGGCAAGGGCGAACTCGGGGAGCGACCCTTGGGAACTTAGCGAGTGGACGAGAGTCTTAAATGCAGTCTATGGCGCCATGGCTGGTTACCAGGGTTTACGCGGACGCGATCCGCAGCTTGCTGTGAACATTGAGACCCTTATATCTTCATTGCGTCTGCTTCAAGTACGTGACGATCACGAGGTTGCGCCGTTTGTTGGAAATTGGTTAACAGCGTTTAACGAGTTCAAGGGATCGCGATTTAAACTTCGAGAAACTAAGCAATTGGTGGCTTCAATCGCCGAAGCGTTAGATAGGTTTTCTATTGCCACCCATCGGTCAATTAGTGATTCGATCGCGCAGATCGCTGCTTCGGAACTAAAGCCCGACCTTCGAGATTCTTTTCGGGGTGCTGAACGATTTGTTTTGCGTGAGCTAGCTAAGATACTTTACGAGCACGGCAACGTTGAGTATCTGGAACCGATCATCGATCTGGCTCGATCACAGACCGGTGGGCTTGACGTAATTACTCTGAATTACGATCTCACAGTAGAGGCTGCTGCTCTCGATAAGATCAAGGTGAATCGCGGTATCGATACCTGGACTCCCGGCGAGGAGTTGAGTTTTCCTGCCGAGGACCGAGTTCTAAATTTGTTGAAACTGCATGGGTCTTTGGACTGGCGTGAGATAGAGCAAGTTGCGGGTTCGTATTTGACTACGATGCCGAAAGCGCTGAACGTCGTATCATCACAGGATCTTGAAAACGAATCGAGGTCCTTGCCCTGGATTGTAGTCGGAGACCGTGACAAACTAGGTACCGATGGGCCGACTCTTGAGCTGAACTATGCTGCTCGCGTTGCATTGCGCAGGTCGAACCACCTCGTGGTCGTCGGGTATTCATTCGGCGATTCCCATATCAATGCTTTGCTTCGTGACTGGATCGCTGGCGATTCTAGACGAACGATGAATGTTCTGGACGTTAGCTTTGAACCGTTTATGTATGAGCCGGTTGGAAAAGAAGGTTCTCAACGCTTTCTGCCTGAACTGATCGGGAAGCATGCACGGCATCAGGATTCCGACGGTACCGCGCTACATCCTCGAGTTCACTTAGTTGAAGGTAGGGCATCTGATCAGCTGGGGGTTGCTCTTGAGGCTCGCCCGGTGTGTGATCCTGAGCCGTTGGTGACGGTGGTTGGTGTACGGGGAGAAGGGTCCACGCAACTGGAATTGACTTGGCACGGTCCTAAGTTGCATGGTGCTGAAGTGCATGGCGAGACAGTAGCCGTGAACGCGGACGGATCAATTCAAAGGGTCGGACTGTCTTCCCCGCAGCACAGATTTAAGCATCCATTGCAGCAGACTATGCCGACTGCAGTCTTATCCTTTCCTGTTTGGGAATCCAATACTGTGAAAACGGTATATTTCGACCACGTCTTTGGTCCTGTTATCAATTTGAGGATTGTTGGTTCGTCAGTGTTTGGCGGTTATAACTGTTTGATTTCCTCTGAATCATGA
- a CDS encoding class II histone deacetylase, whose amino-acid sequence MATTTPAVRKTGYIWHEIFAWHDTGTRAGFPYPTEYAQPYRTFENSESKSRLAGLVEVSGLLDQLVRIKAEPASQEAILAIHEADYIKRIKKESATLGGDGGDGTTPFGHGSYDIARLAAGGTIAATDAVMRGDVDNAYALVRPPGHHAERGNGIGFCLLANVPIAIEHARREYGVERVLIVDYDVHHGNGAQSIYWDDPNTVTLSIHQQRLFPPQGGELEETGGDEARGSCINVPLPAGCGNQAYLEAIDRVVAPAAAAMKPDLIMVSSGFDPGVLDPLGHMTVTSQGFHAIATRLVEIADSVCSGRVVFSHEGGYSPVQVPFCGLAVLQALSGAQTDVEDPFKIYEGLPSHEIQPWQRSIIDKANSLAEHLSGRWGTPV is encoded by the coding sequence ATGGCAACCACCACTCCAGCTGTTCGAAAGACCGGTTACATCTGGCACGAGATCTTCGCCTGGCACGACACAGGAACGCGAGCCGGATTCCCCTACCCCACCGAGTACGCCCAGCCCTACCGCACATTTGAGAACTCAGAGTCCAAATCTCGTCTCGCTGGCCTGGTGGAAGTCTCGGGCCTCCTTGACCAACTAGTGCGGATCAAAGCCGAACCCGCATCACAAGAAGCCATACTGGCGATACACGAGGCGGACTACATCAAGCGAATTAAGAAGGAAAGCGCCACGCTCGGAGGCGACGGCGGAGACGGAACTACTCCGTTCGGCCACGGAAGCTATGATATCGCACGACTCGCAGCAGGTGGAACGATTGCCGCTACCGATGCAGTGATGCGAGGGGACGTCGACAACGCCTACGCGCTCGTGCGTCCACCCGGACACCATGCCGAACGCGGGAATGGCATCGGGTTCTGCCTGCTCGCCAATGTGCCGATTGCGATCGAGCACGCGCGTCGCGAATACGGCGTAGAACGCGTGCTCATCGTCGACTATGACGTCCACCACGGCAACGGCGCTCAGTCAATATACTGGGACGACCCCAATACAGTAACTCTTTCAATTCATCAGCAGCGCCTCTTCCCTCCGCAAGGCGGCGAGCTGGAGGAAACCGGCGGAGATGAGGCGCGTGGCAGCTGCATCAACGTCCCGCTTCCCGCGGGCTGCGGGAATCAAGCCTACCTCGAGGCAATTGATCGAGTGGTGGCACCAGCCGCCGCAGCGATGAAGCCCGATCTGATCATGGTCTCGAGTGGTTTCGACCCCGGGGTACTCGATCCGCTCGGCCACATGACTGTCACATCACAGGGATTTCACGCCATCGCGACGAGACTTGTCGAGATCGCAGACAGCGTGTGCTCGGGACGGGTCGTGTTTTCTCATGAAGGCGGATACTCTCCGGTCCAGGTCCCGTTCTGCGGCCTGGCGGTCCTGCAAGCTCTTTCCGGTGCTCAAACCGATGTCGAAGACCCGTTCAAAATCTATGAGGGGCTTCCCTCTCACGAAATTCAGCCCTGGCAACGAAGCATAATTGATAAGGCCAACTCCTTGGCTGAACATCTCAGTGGCAGGTGGGGCACTCCGGTCTAG
- a CDS encoding restriction endonuclease, which yields MPMSIRSLLDSLSSSALDARDKGDRFEGLIKAYQSNEPEWTARFENVWLWSEWPNRGNRTDTGIDIVAERRDGEGLAAIQCKFYAPEQKVSKAEIDKFIASCAGSKWTERYIFDTASGWTGNAEETLEDVAQRIDIGVLDDARIDWTKYSWSAPDHVELATAHQPRRHRIAAINDVRKGLPDNDRGKLIMACGTGKTFTSLKIAEDQVGKGGTVLFLVPPIQLLSQTLREWMAQAKVGIVNDANGWAREVGDPRYVFDLLARIVTLSLETMRIVDALPSLNIISASSSGD from the coding sequence ATGCCGATGTCGATTCGTAGCCTCCTAGATAGCCTCAGCTCGTCTGCTCTCGATGCACGAGACAAGGGCGACCGGTTTGAAGGTTTGATCAAGGCCTATCAATCCAATGAGCCGGAGTGGACAGCAAGGTTCGAGAATGTTTGGTTGTGGTCTGAATGGCCCAATCGTGGGAACCGCACTGACACCGGTATCGACATAGTTGCCGAACGTCGTGATGGCGAAGGTCTGGCTGCCATCCAGTGCAAGTTCTATGCTCCAGAGCAAAAGGTGTCCAAAGCTGAAATCGACAAGTTCATCGCGTCCTGCGCGGGCAGTAAGTGGACCGAGCGTTACATCTTTGATACAGCGTCAGGATGGACCGGTAACGCCGAAGAGACGCTTGAAGACGTAGCACAGCGAATTGATATCGGTGTTCTCGACGATGCGAGGATTGATTGGACCAAGTACTCATGGTCGGCACCGGACCACGTTGAGCTGGCAACAGCCCACCAACCGCGCCGTCACCGAATTGCTGCTATCAATGATGTTCGCAAAGGTCTGCCGGACAATGATCGAGGTAAGTTGATCATGGCCTGCGGCACAGGTAAGACTTTCACCTCGCTAAAGATTGCCGAGGATCAAGTCGGTAAGGGCGGCACAGTCTTGTTCTTAGTGCCCCCGATCCAACTACTTTCTCAAACGTTACGCGAGTGGATGGCTCAGGCGAAGGTCGGCATCGTCAACGACGCTAACGGTTGGGCGCGCGAGGTAGGGGATCCGCGTTACGTTTTTGATCTTCTTGCCCGGATCGTCACGTTGTCCTTGGAGACTATGAGGATTGTCGATGCGCTGCCGTCGTTGAACATAATTTCCGCGAGTAGTTCCGGGGACTGA